The following proteins come from a genomic window of Companilactobacillus pabuli:
- a CDS encoding histidine phosphatase family protein — translation MTQFYFIRHGQTKANVLKMKQGTINSEITYLNDNGQKQAETLRDHFDISFADRIISSPLNRTKQTTEILNQKAQLPVSFDKRLLEISYGQWDGQKNADLRKQHPDAYNNYWDDVLPMYVKYAQDGETFDDVINRVHEFLIEATNKYPNDKIICVTHGFTIKASALDVLKPKDPMSLPEPRNTSVTKITSVSDKEFYLEYYNQVFN, via the coding sequence ATGACTCAATTTTACTTTATTCGTCATGGACAGACGAAAGCTAACGTCCTAAAAATGAAGCAAGGCACAATTAATTCAGAAATTACTTATCTCAATGATAATGGTCAAAAACAAGCCGAAACCTTACGTGACCACTTTGATATCAGCTTTGCGGACAGGATTATTTCTAGTCCTTTGAATCGGACTAAACAAACAACTGAAATTCTCAATCAAAAAGCTCAATTACCCGTCAGTTTTGATAAACGTTTATTAGAAATCTCGTATGGTCAATGGGACGGCCAAAAGAACGCCGACTTGAGAAAACAACACCCTGATGCTTATAATAATTATTGGGACGACGTTTTACCAATGTATGTTAAATACGCTCAAGATGGTGAAACTTTTGATGACGTAATCAACCGCGTACATGAATTTTTGATTGAAGCTACTAATAAGTATCCTAACGACAAAATTATCTGTGTAACGCATGGTTTCACCATTAAAGCTAGTGCTTTAGATGTTCTGAAGCCTAAAGATCCTATGAGTCTTCCAGAACCGAGAAACACTAGCGTCACCAAAATAACTAGTGTTAGTGATAAAGAGTTTTATTTAGAGTATTATAACCAAGTCTTTAATTAA
- a CDS encoding Gfo/Idh/MocA family protein: MKLAIIGSGNIVHDFLTITKDLKETQLTAIIGTNRSIDILKQLQSEYHIGQVFTDFDEALKKSDFDTVYVAVPNFLHYQFAKKALENGKNVISEKPFTVKYEEFEDLKKIALEKHLVLLEAITTQYLQNFLDLKKKLPELGDLKIIESNYSQYSSRYDAFKAGKILPAFDPKKGGGALMDLNIYNIHFIVGLLGRPKKVTYLPNIERNIDTSGILTLDYGSVKAVAIGAKDSVIPFRSSVIQGNHGSIVVNGPTNEMKSFDIYDNDKELVEKIDHNVYPHRMYQEFVEFEKIIRTNDLQAVQQHLQHSEDVMWVVKKALESADLKLD, encoded by the coding sequence ATGAAATTAGCGATTATTGGTTCAGGAAATATTGTACATGACTTTTTGACGATTACTAAGGATTTAAAAGAAACACAACTGACGGCTATTATCGGTACAAATAGAAGTATTGATATTTTGAAGCAACTACAAAGTGAATATCATATCGGACAAGTGTTTACTGATTTTGATGAGGCTTTAAAGAAGAGTGATTTTGATACCGTCTACGTGGCAGTTCCTAATTTCTTACACTATCAGTTTGCTAAGAAGGCTTTGGAGAATGGGAAGAATGTCATTTCCGAAAAACCTTTCACAGTTAAGTACGAAGAGTTCGAAGATCTAAAGAAAATTGCCTTAGAAAAACATCTCGTTTTGTTAGAAGCAATTACGACTCAATATTTGCAAAACTTCCTCGACTTAAAAAAGAAGTTGCCTGAATTAGGTGATTTGAAAATTATTGAGAGCAACTATTCCCAATATTCATCTCGGTATGATGCCTTTAAAGCCGGAAAAATTTTACCAGCATTTGATCCTAAAAAGGGTGGTGGAGCCTTGATGGATCTCAATATTTATAATATTCACTTTATCGTTGGTTTGTTGGGACGTCCTAAAAAAGTAACGTATTTGCCAAATATCGAACGTAATATCGATACATCAGGTATTTTGACTTTGGATTACGGCTCTGTTAAAGCAGTAGCTATCGGTGCTAAAGATTCCGTCATTCCGTTTAGAAGTAGCGTCATTCAAGGCAACCATGGATCAATCGTAGTCAATGGTCCAACGAATGAAATGAAATCATTTGATATTTATGACAATGACAAAGAATTAGTTGAAAAAATCGATCACAATGTTTATCCACATCGGATGTATCAAGAATTTGTTGAATTTGAAAAAATTATTAGAACTAACGATTTACAAGCAGTCCAACAGCATTTGCAGCACAGTGAAGACGTCATGTGGGTTGTGAAGAAAGCCTTAGAATCAGCCGATTTAAAATTAGACTAA
- a CDS encoding MurR/RpiR family transcriptional regulator, translating to MTIINQLKAQDNFNGSEKDLANYILKNKEDVLNLSIQKLAINTFSSTSTIVRLCRKIGLKGFKDFKIKLSAELQKHYDDISTIDPDFPFTEDDSNKEIAQKIASVMETSIKQTSELLDNSTLEKAIRLILKAKNLGIFAYGDTYISALSFQNKLMKINFHAQLPTLVEESNFLAANFQKDDCALVIFYSGQTKSTYQMTKILRLKRLGKFD from the coding sequence ATGACAATTATCAACCAATTAAAGGCTCAAGATAATTTCAACGGTTCCGAAAAAGACTTAGCCAATTACATTTTAAAAAATAAAGAAGACGTTTTAAATTTATCGATTCAAAAGCTGGCTATTAATACCTTCAGTTCAACTTCTACGATTGTCAGACTTTGTCGAAAAATTGGCTTGAAAGGTTTCAAAGACTTCAAAATCAAATTATCAGCTGAATTGCAAAAGCATTACGACGATATATCAACTATCGATCCTGATTTTCCCTTTACTGAAGATGACTCTAACAAAGAAATCGCCCAAAAGATTGCTAGTGTCATGGAAACATCAATCAAGCAAACGAGTGAACTTTTGGATAATTCCACACTAGAGAAAGCCATTCGCTTAATTTTAAAAGCTAAAAATTTAGGTATTTTTGCATATGGTGATACTTATATTTCTGCTCTAAGTTTTCAAAACAAATTAATGAAAATAAATTTTCATGCCCAGTTGCCAACTTTAGTTGAAGAAAGTAACTTTCTAGCAGCTAATTTTCAAAAAGATGACTGTGCTCTTGTAATTTTTTACAGTGGCCAAACGAAAAGTACTTATCAAATGACAAAAATCTTACGACTCAAACGACTCGGAAAGTTCGACTGA
- the rplS gene encoding 50S ribosomal protein L19: MNKLIQDITKEQLRSDIPDFRSGDTIRVHAKVVEGSRERIQLFEGVVIKRHGSGISATYTVRKVSNGVGVERTFPLNTPRVEQIEVIRHGRVRRSKLYYLRARTGKAARIKERRRDI; encoded by the coding sequence ATGAATAAATTAATTCAAGATATTACTAAAGAACAATTACGTTCTGATATTCCTGACTTCCGTAGTGGTGACACTATTCGTGTACATGCTAAGGTTGTTGAAGGTTCACGTGAACGTATTCAATTATTCGAAGGTGTCGTAATCAAGAGACATGGTTCAGGAATCAGTGCAACATACACTGTTCGTAAAGTAAGTAACGGTGTTGGTGTTGAAAGAACATTCCCATTGAACACACCTCGTGTTGAACAAATCGAAGTTATCAGACATGGTCGTGTACGTCGTAGCAAGCTTTACTACCTACGTGCTCGTACAGGTAAGGCTGCTCGTATTAAAGAACGTCGTCGTGACATCTAA
- the trmD gene encoding tRNA (guanosine(37)-N1)-methyltransferase TrmD yields the protein MDITILSIFPKMFQALNESLIGKAQEKELVNIDVVDFRDFTTNKQNHVDDAPYGGGAGMLLQAQPIYDAMDYVEKKKPGKKRVVLLDPAGKTFNTKMAKDFAKEDQLVFICGHYEGFDERVKDLVTDEVSIGDYILTGGELPTMSMIDATLRFVPGVLGNSFSAEEESFSNNLLEYPQYSRPADFRGKKVPDVLISGDHEKIRLWRLEQALKKTLERRPDLLEHASLTDEEKKLLHKIRQNN from the coding sequence ATGGATATTACAATTTTAAGTATTTTTCCAAAAATGTTTCAGGCATTAAATGAGTCATTGATTGGAAAAGCACAAGAAAAAGAACTCGTAAATATTGATGTCGTTGATTTTCGTGATTTTACTACTAATAAGCAAAATCACGTTGATGATGCGCCATATGGTGGTGGAGCTGGGATGTTGTTGCAGGCTCAACCGATTTATGACGCAATGGATTATGTTGAAAAGAAAAAACCAGGTAAGAAACGGGTCGTTTTATTAGATCCAGCTGGTAAAACTTTCAATACAAAAATGGCTAAAGATTTCGCTAAAGAAGATCAATTGGTATTCATCTGTGGACATTACGAAGGCTTTGATGAACGTGTCAAAGATTTGGTGACTGATGAAGTATCAATCGGTGATTATATTTTGACAGGTGGCGAATTGCCAACAATGAGTATGATCGATGCAACATTGCGGTTCGTGCCAGGTGTATTGGGGAATTCATTTTCCGCAGAAGAGGAATCTTTCTCAAACAACTTGCTAGAATACCCTCAATATTCACGTCCGGCCGATTTTCGTGGCAAAAAAGTTCCCGACGTGTTAATCAGCGGGGATCATGAAAAAATCCGTCTCTGGCGTTTAGAACAAGCTTTGAAGAAGACTTTAGAGCGTCGACCCGATTTATTGGAGCATGCTTCATTGACTGACGAGGAAAAGAAGCTTTTACACAAAATTCGTCAAAATAACTAG
- the rimM gene encoding ribosome maturation factor RimM (Essential for efficient processing of 16S rRNA) encodes MTEKLYRVGTIVNTHGIKGELRVIPITDFPKDRFKSGAKLFLKDKTEFVVESSRPHKNFVLVKLKGYDNINDVEKFVKSELFANGEEASDLEDGEFLYSQIIGLNVIDKDLGEVGKITEIMELGSNDVWVVKSPKYKEILLPYIDDVIKEVDLENKEVKVEIPDGLID; translated from the coding sequence ATGACTGAAAAATTATATCGTGTTGGTACTATCGTAAATACTCATGGTATTAAAGGCGAATTAAGGGTAATCCCAATTACTGATTTTCCTAAAGATCGTTTTAAATCAGGTGCAAAGTTGTTCTTGAAAGATAAAACTGAATTTGTCGTTGAATCATCACGTCCACACAAAAATTTTGTTCTAGTTAAATTAAAAGGCTATGACAATATTAATGATGTTGAAAAGTTCGTTAAATCAGAATTGTTTGCTAATGGTGAAGAAGCTAGCGACTTAGAAGATGGCGAATTTTTATACAGTCAAATTATCGGTTTGAATGTGATTGACAAAGATTTAGGCGAAGTCGGCAAAATCACCGAAATCATGGAATTAGGTTCCAATGATGTTTGGGTCGTCAAGAGTCCAAAGTATAAGGAAATTTTATTGCCTTATATTGATGATGTAATTAAAGAAGTTGACCTTGAAAATAAAGAGGTCAAAGTTGAAATACCGGATGGGTTGATAGATTAA
- the rpsP gene encoding 30S ribosomal protein S16, whose amino-acid sequence MSVKIRMKRMGSKLRPFYRLVVADSRSPRDGRFIEQVGYYNPISQPEEIKLDDDKIVEWLNKGAQPSDTVRHLLKQHGIMQKFHESKFTK is encoded by the coding sequence ATGTCAGTTAAAATCAGAATGAAACGTATGGGTAGTAAGTTAAGACCATTTTACAGATTGGTAGTTGCAGATTCACGTTCACCACGTGATGGTCGCTTTATCGAACAAGTTGGTTACTACAACCCAATTTCACAACCAGAAGAAATCAAGTTGGATGATGACAAGATCGTTGAATGGTTAAACAAAGGTGCACAACCTTCAGATACTGTTCGTCACTTGTTGAAACAACACGGAATTATGCAAAAGTTCCACGAAAGCAAATTTACAAAATAG
- the ffh gene encoding signal recognition particle protein, producing the protein MAFEGLSERLQKVFSSLKGKGKLSDEDVRKVMREVRMALLEADVNFDVVKTFVKTVRERALGAEVMESLTPSQQVIKIVDEELTKLMGQEAVPLNKAPHIPTIIMMVGLQGAGKTTTAGKLANRLKTNDKARPLFIAGDVYRPAAIEQLKTIGQQLDVPVYDEGTDNDPVEIVKNGLAVAKENKNDYVIIDTAGRLEIDEQLMEELQKIKDLAHPNEILFVADSMTGQVAAKVAHGFDEQLDITGVVLTKLDGDTRGGAALSIRSVTGKPIKFIGQGEKLDQLDVFHPDRMANRILGMGDMLTLIEKAQTDYDEKQAKEVAEKIRENSFDFNDFIDQMDQIQKMGPLDELMKMIPGMANNPALANINIGEKDIAHLKAIVYSMTPKEREDPDLLNPSRRRRIAAGSGQSVQNVNRMIKQFKQSRDMMNKMSKGNMAGMEQLMGNGVQGRLGKMAMKSMVRRNKKKKKKRLKKIKRFKS; encoded by the coding sequence ATGGCTTTTGAAGGATTAAGCGAACGTTTACAAAAAGTTTTTTCTTCCTTAAAGGGAAAAGGTAAGCTTTCTGACGAAGATGTTCGTAAAGTAATGCGTGAAGTTCGAATGGCCTTATTGGAAGCCGATGTCAATTTTGACGTTGTTAAGACTTTCGTTAAGACTGTTCGTGAACGTGCTTTGGGCGCAGAAGTAATGGAAAGTTTGACTCCTTCACAACAAGTTATCAAGATTGTTGATGAAGAGTTAACTAAATTGATGGGACAGGAAGCAGTTCCATTGAATAAGGCACCACACATTCCAACGATTATTATGATGGTTGGTCTCCAAGGTGCTGGTAAAACTACTACAGCTGGTAAATTAGCTAATCGTTTGAAGACAAATGACAAGGCTCGTCCATTGTTCATTGCCGGAGATGTTTATCGTCCTGCTGCTATCGAACAATTGAAGACTATTGGTCAACAACTTGACGTACCAGTTTATGACGAGGGAACTGATAATGATCCAGTAGAAATCGTTAAAAACGGTTTGGCAGTGGCGAAAGAAAATAAAAATGACTATGTAATTATTGATACGGCCGGACGTTTGGAAATCGATGAACAATTGATGGAAGAACTTCAAAAGATCAAAGATTTGGCACATCCGAATGAAATCTTGTTCGTTGCTGATTCAATGACTGGTCAAGTGGCTGCCAAAGTTGCTCATGGATTTGACGAACAACTAGATATTACTGGTGTCGTTTTGACGAAGTTAGATGGTGACACACGTGGTGGTGCCGCACTTTCAATTCGTTCCGTTACTGGTAAGCCAATCAAGTTCATTGGACAAGGTGAAAAACTCGATCAATTAGATGTTTTCCATCCTGACCGTATGGCTAACCGTATCCTTGGTATGGGTGACATGTTGACCTTGATTGAAAAGGCTCAAACTGATTACGATGAGAAGCAAGCTAAAGAAGTTGCCGAAAAGATTCGTGAAAACAGTTTTGATTTCAACGACTTTATTGATCAAATGGATCAAATTCAAAAAATGGGTCCTTTGGATGAATTGATGAAGATGATTCCAGGAATGGCTAATAATCCTGCCTTGGCTAATATCAATATTGGTGAAAAAGATATTGCCCATTTGAAGGCTATCGTTTATTCTATGACACCTAAAGAACGTGAAGATCCAGATCTTTTGAACCCTTCACGTCGTCGTAGAATTGCGGCTGGTTCTGGTCAAAGCGTTCAAAACGTTAACCGGATGATCAAGCAATTCAAGCAATCCCGTGACATGATGAATAAGATGAGTAAAGGTAACATGGCCGGGATGGAACAATTGATGGGAAATGGTGTTCAAGGTCGATTAGGTAAGATGGCTATGAAGTCGATGGTTCGTCGTAATAAAAAGAAAAAGAAGAAGCGCTTAAAGAAGATTAAACGTTTTAAATCATAA
- the ylxM gene encoding YlxM family DNA-binding protein: MDIDETTRINLLYNFYHSLLTKKQSRYMDLYYVEDFSLSEISEQLDVSRQAVLDNLHRSVNLLESFEKELGLVEKTQEIDDISKNLSQLVQTKYADDKELLALVQRISKINEM; this comes from the coding sequence ATGGATATTGATGAAACGACTCGAATCAATCTGTTATATAATTTTTATCATTCATTATTGACGAAAAAGCAAAGCCGCTATATGGATCTTTATTATGTAGAAGATTTTTCACTCAGTGAAATCTCTGAACAATTAGATGTTTCTAGACAAGCGGTGTTAGATAACTTGCATCGGTCTGTCAATTTGTTAGAATCATTTGAGAAAGAACTCGGTTTAGTTGAGAAAACTCAAGAAATTGATGATATTTCAAAAAATCTCAGTCAATTGGTTCAAACTAAATATGCTGATGATAAAGAATTATTAGCATTAGTACAAAGAATTTCAAAAATAAATGAAATGTAG
- the ftsY gene encoding signal recognition particle-docking protein FtsY has translation MGLFDRIKKAFTGKDDSEEKELKKKSSEQAPESDQNSKPESASPEEKKESTTEAQPEEATEDESIVEEKPEPAEPTVEEPESKTVESETNSEAEPEQTSETVKEEPESTPEESAPEEVSESDEKTEEETTEPATEESKETEEAEKPKDDVKEYDEGLKKSRNSFSSRLNHFLANFRSVDEDFFDDLEELLIESDVGYETAMRISDELREEVKLENAKKKSDVSNVIVRKLVDMYGEEGKDEDNDLKFSTDKTPTIFLFVGVNGAGKTTTIGKLAHRYQSEGKKVLLAAGDTFRAGAIEQLQEWGKRVNVPVQASKAHTDPASVVYDAVQRAVNEDFDILLVDTAGRLQNKEGLMRELEKIKRVITRELPDAPQEVLLVLDGSTGQNALSQAKQFNETTEVSGIVLTKLDGSSQGGVVLAIRNELHIPVKLVGLGEQMDDLRDFDPEKFIYGLFKDLIVGASDK, from the coding sequence TAAAGAAAAAATCTTCAGAACAAGCCCCTGAATCTGACCAAAACTCAAAACCAGAATCAGCTTCTCCTGAAGAGAAAAAAGAATCTACGACAGAGGCTCAACCAGAGGAAGCTACTGAAGATGAATCAATAGTTGAAGAAAAGCCCGAACCAGCAGAACCTACTGTTGAAGAACCTGAATCAAAAACGGTAGAATCAGAGACAAATTCTGAAGCTGAACCTGAGCAGACTTCTGAAACCGTTAAGGAAGAACCAGAAAGCACTCCAGAAGAATCAGCTCCAGAGGAAGTTTCTGAATCAGATGAAAAGACTGAAGAAGAAACTACTGAGCCAGCTACTGAAGAATCCAAAGAAACTGAAGAAGCTGAAAAGCCAAAGGATGATGTCAAAGAATACGATGAAGGTTTAAAAAAGAGTCGTAATTCCTTTAGTTCTCGTTTAAATCATTTCTTAGCTAACTTTAGAAGTGTCGACGAAGATTTCTTTGATGATTTGGAAGAATTGTTGATTGAATCTGATGTCGGTTATGAAACTGCAATGCGTATTTCTGATGAGTTACGTGAGGAAGTTAAGTTAGAAAACGCTAAGAAGAAATCCGATGTATCTAACGTTATTGTGCGTAAGTTAGTTGATATGTACGGTGAAGAAGGCAAGGATGAAGATAACGATTTGAAGTTCAGTACTGATAAGACGCCTACTATCTTCTTGTTTGTCGGTGTTAATGGTGCTGGTAAAACTACCACTATCGGAAAACTAGCTCATCGTTATCAATCAGAAGGTAAAAAAGTCTTGTTGGCAGCTGGTGATACATTTAGAGCTGGTGCTATCGAACAATTGCAAGAATGGGGTAAACGTGTAAATGTTCCTGTTCAAGCAAGTAAAGCTCACACTGATCCGGCTTCAGTCGTTTACGATGCTGTTCAACGAGCAGTCAATGAAGATTTTGATATCTTGTTAGTTGATACGGCCGGACGTTTGCAAAATAAAGAAGGTTTGATGCGTGAGCTAGAAAAAATCAAACGTGTCATTACTCGTGAATTGCCAGATGCACCACAAGAAGTCTTGTTGGTACTCGATGGTTCAACGGGACAAAATGCTTTGAGTCAAGCCAAGCAATTTAACGAAACAACTGAGGTTTCCGGGATTGTTTTGACTAAATTGGATGGAAGTTCCCAAGGTGGTGTCGTCTTGGCAATCAGAAATGAATTGCACATTCCAGTTAAATTAGTTGGTCTTGGTGAACAAATGGATGACTTACGTGACTTTGACCCAGAGAAATTCATTTACGGTTTGTTCAAGGATTTGATTGTTGGAGCCTCTGATAAATAA